The Candidatus Alcyoniella australis genome segment ACTGTGCGGCGGAACCCACGCGCGCAGCACCGGCGAGATCGGTTCGCTGCTGATCACATCGGAGTCCAGCGTGGCCGCGGGCGTGCGGCGCATCGAGGCCCGCACCGGGCTCGGAGCGTTGGAGCTGTCCCGCCGCTACCGTGAGCGCGTGCGCGAGGCCGCGACGCTGCTCAAGGCCAACGAGGACGAACTGGTGGAACGCACCGAGCGCGCCCTGGGACGCATCAAGGGCCTGGAGCGCGAGATCGAGAAAATCCAGGCCCAAATGGCATCGGCTGGCGGCTCGGACATCTACGACAACGTCAAGGACGTCAACGGGATCAAGCTGCTTGCCGTGAAGATCGACCTTGACGACCCCAAGGGACTGCGCAACTTCGGCACACAGGTCCGCGACCGACTCAAGTCTGGAGTGGTGGTGATCGGCGCCGAGTCCGGGGGCAGGGCGCTGCTGCTGGCGATGGTCACCGACGATCTGACCGACCGCTTTAACGCCAACGATATTATCCGCGCCATCGCACCGGCGATCGACGGATCGGGCGGCGGCAGGGCCGACATGGCCCAGGCCGGCGGCAAGGATCCCGGCGGCATCGAGCAAGCCCTGGCCGCGGTGGAGGGGTTGCTGCGCTGAGGCGCGCACTGCTTGTTCTCGTTGCGCTCTGCGCGCTGATCGCGTCGAGCGCCTTTGCCGACAGCACGGACGAAATCGCAATACAGGTCGACGAGCTGTGGAGCACCCGCGACGGCGGTCGGCGCAATGCTTTGCGCTCGCTGGAGTTGCTCGACGCCACCCTGAAAAACGATCCCCTAAACTATGGCCTGCTGTGGCGCGCGGCGCGCGCCTGCTATTGGATCTGCGACCGCTCAGATGATCCGCAGGTCGACGGACGCTTTGGCGCGCGCGGCATGGACTACGCGAGTAAGGCGTTGCTGCTCGCGCCCGATGCGATTGAGGGGCACTACTACAACGCGCTGTGTATGGCCGAATACGCCGACAGCATCAGCGTGGTCAAGGCGCTGGCCCAGGGGGTCGGCAACCGGTTGCGCGACGAGCTCGAGTACTGCTATCAACAACAGCCGCTGTTCGACTACGCCGGGCCGTGCATCGGACTGGGCCGCTTCTACCAGCTCGTGCCCTGGCCGCTACGCGACCGACAGCGCGCGCAGCAGGCGTACCAGCGTGCGCTGCAGGCCTTTCCCTGGGTCTACCGCAACCGCGTGTATTTGGCCGAGCTGTACATTGAAATGGACAAGCCCGACCAAGCCAACAAACTGCTCGACGTCGACATCGCCTGCCCGCAGGGGATCACCGACGGCTGGGAGTGCGGATACTTCCGGCAACAGGCCGCAGAACTGCGGCAATCGTTGGTCGTCGATCAACCCTGATCAGAAATAGAACCGCGGCTCGTTAAAGCGGAAGCGCATTCCCGTAGGAACGTCCCCGTCCCAGCAAAGCTCAAAAACATCTACACGCAACACGGTTGAGTCGGCGTGGTTGATGATCCAGTTACGCACTATCAGCGGGCAACCGGCCCGCACCCGCAGCAGCAGCCGTCCATCGGAGAAGTCGGCCGGGATATAGCGGCGCGGCGAGATCGACGGCAAACCCGGACCCGGCGCGCCCTGTGGATCGTCGGGATCTACGTTGTCCATTGTTTCGGGATGATGGGGTAGGCTC includes the following:
- a CDS encoding tetratricopeptide repeat protein — protein: MRSLELLDATLKNDPLNYGLLWRAARACYWICDRSDDPQVDGRFGARGMDYASKALLLAPDAIEGHYYNALCMAEYADSISVVKALAQGVGNRLRDELEYCYQQQPLFDYAGPCIGLGRFYQLVPWPLRDRQRAQQAYQRALQAFPWVYRNRVYLAELYIEMDKPDQANKLLDVDIACPQGITDGWECGYFRQQAAELRQSLVVDQP